Below is a window of Caldalkalibacillus uzonensis DNA.
ATCATTTGTTGATCCGCACCTAGGGCACGCATGGACAATAACATAGCTACCATGAGCGAAATAACCAACATGATGCTGAACAATTCTTCACCGGCCAGGAGAAATGCTTTAAAAATGGTTTGAATGGCTCCCACAAGGGAACCGTGGTAAAGAATTCCAATCAGAAAAATTCCCACAATAGAGGGCAGGACTACATCTCGCCTTAATATCATGCAAGCAATGACAACAAGGATGCCAGCTAAAAACACCCAATGGATAAAACTCAAGTCAACGGTTTCCAACACAAAACACCCCTTTTTCCTCAGGTGGATAGGGAAACAGCCTTTGTCATACTGTATGCCTCCTGTGAAAAAAGGGTTAATATCTACGCAGAAATACAGCAAAAAAAGCCACCTGCCACAGGCAGGCGGCAAAAAAATGGGAGAGGAGAAACCGGAGGAAGAGCTTATGGGGAAACGTAAGTCTTCTCCGCGGTTGTCATCGGCATTGAACAATGCCGACATTATCATTATGGACAGCCAGACAAAAATTATACCTAAGAAAACACTTATTGTGTTAACATAAAAAAAGATTAATTTACCTTGCTAATGACATATACTAGTTGCAATGGAAGTGATGCTGGTGCGAGTGATCTCAGGTGCATTAAAAGGGCGCCGTCTGGCCCCGGTGCCAGGACAACAGACCCGGCCCACTACAGACCGGGTCAAGGAGGCCATCTTCAATTTGATTCCTGTTGATATGTACAGGGATGGGACAGGCCTTGACCTTTTTGCAGGAACTGGCAGTCTGGGCATCGAAGCCTTGAGCCGGGGATGCCGTCGCATGGTCTTTATCGACCACCATCCCTTGGCCATTAAAGTGATTTATCAAAATTTGAAAGCGCTAGGACTGACAGGACAAAGTGAAGTATACAAAAACGATGCCCGGCGAGCCCTAAAGGTTCTGGCCAAAAGAGGGATTGAATTTAACGTTATTTTCTTGGATCCCCCTTATGCCCATCACAATCTGCCCAACATCTTGTCTCTGATCGAACAGTATGACTTGCTCCGGCCTGAAGGCGTTATTGTGGTGGAGACAGCGAAAGGGACTGACTTAAAGGATAAACTGGACCGGCTGATCCTGGACAAGCATCATCACTATGGTGATACTGAGATCAGAATTTATGCGCGAAGGGAGGC
It encodes the following:
- the rsmD gene encoding 16S rRNA (guanine(966)-N(2))-methyltransferase RsmD, with the translated sequence MEVMLVRVISGALKGRRLAPVPGQQTRPTTDRVKEAIFNLIPVDMYRDGTGLDLFAGTGSLGIEALSRGCRRMVFIDHHPLAIKVIYQNLKALGLTGQSEVYKNDARRALKVLAKRGIEFNVIFLDPPYAHHNLPNILSLIEQYDLLRPEGVIVVETAKGTDLKDKLDRLILDKHHHYGDTEIRIYARREASS